In Nasonia vitripennis strain AsymCx chromosome 2, Nvit_psr_1.1, whole genome shotgun sequence, a genomic segment contains:
- the LOC100120944 gene encoding intraflagellar transport protein 57 homolog: MFRDTQKIIIEDAAAPSAAFAANIQMEDLLEKLKILNYDIEFVQELKMKYISRHYFMVPTNPGDQFYMFTSLAAWLIRKSGKNFPPPQESDDPNSTVSEILEYLKEIEVPVEFSPNKLKQGVGEHAVYVLDKFADYALKVSKFKWKKVQIPPDETVLEPEIEEDDAELILEKVEEEMLAEYDDDDDDVIHVDDITKLYKEVSSSSQKPDKILESTVDAEEWKLELERVEPMLKLNTNADDRDWREHLNQMKTLHSSMTENLSGTKGQLAKLYTDIGRALDKISTREIHLNRQLDPQLQELRGLQEELSKVKEQYRDISGGVTERTRTLNKLTEELEQVKKEMDERGSSMTDGTPLINIKKTISKMKSEISEMSIRIGVLEYSLMCSRVRDSAQLQEDMNSTTSTVSI, encoded by the exons ATGTTTAGGGatacacaaaaaattattattgaggATGCGGCAGCTCCTTCTGCAGCCTTTGCTGCAAATATTCAGATGGAAGATTTgttggaaaaattaaaaatactcaATTATGACATTGAATTTGTGCAGGAATTAAAAATGAAGTATATAAGCAG GCATTATTTTATGGTTCCAACAAATCCTGGAGATCAATTTTACATGTTTACATCATTAGCTGCATGGTTGATAAGAAAATCAGGAAAAAATTTTCCCCCACCGCAAGAATCAGATGATCCAAACTCAACAGTATCAGAAATATTAGAATACTTGAAAGAGATTGAGGTTCCTGTAGAATTTTCTCCAAATAAATTAAAGCAAGGGGTTGGCGAACATGCTGTGTATGTACTCGATAAATTTGCAGACTATGCTCTTAAggtttcaaaattcaaatggaAGAA AGTTCAAATTCCACCAGATGAGACAGTACTTGAACCAGAAATAGAGGAAGATGATGCTGaattaattttagaaaaagttGAAGAAGAAATGTTAGCCGAGTatgatgacgatgacgatgatgtTATTCACGTTGATGATATTACAAAATTGTACAAAGAAGTTTCA AGCAGTAGTCAAAAACCAGATAAAATCTTGGAATCTACTGTCGATGCTGAGGAATGGAAATTGGAGTTAGAACGTGTGGAGCCAATGTTGAAACTTAACACTAATGCAG atgaTCGAGATTGGAGAGAACATCTAAATCAAATGAAAACCTTGCATTCAAGTATGACAGAAAACCTTTCTGGGACAAAAGGTCAACTGGCTAAACTATACACCGACATTGGAAGAGCACTAGATAAAATAAGTACAAGAGAGATTCACTTGAACCGTCAGTTGGACCCTCAACTTCAAGAATTAAGAGGTCTTCag GAAGAACTTTCTAAGGTCAAAGAACAGTACAGAGATATCAGTGGAGGAGTCACAGAGAGAACTAGAACTTTAAATAAACTTACAGAAGAATTAGAACAAGTCAAAAAGGAAATGGATGAAAGAGGTTCAAGTATGACAGATGGAA cgCCACTGATAAACATTAAGAAGACTATTTCCAAGATGAAAAGTGAAATTTCCGAAATGAGCATAAGAATAGGCGTTTTGGAGTACAGCCTGATGTGCTCAAGAGTTCGAGACAGCGCCCAATTACAAGAAGACATGAACAGCACGACCAGTACCGTCTCGATTTAA
- the LOC100120920 gene encoding protein cornichon homolog 4: MTYIIPELLFAFALLDTGALLFLLVYFVITLSDLECDYLNAQQCCSRLNAWVIPKMLAHTILLILLLINAQWILSLVNAPMTMWLLYEIFTTPRGNMGVYDPTEIHNRGQLKRHMRDCMIYLGYYLVFFFIYLYCLIVSLLKGDPINRHEDDNVEF; the protein is encoded by the exons ATGACGTATATCATACCGGAGCTGTTGTTCGCGTTCGCGCTGCTTGACACCGGCGCTCTTTTGTTTCTGCTCGTGTACTTT GTAATAACGCTCTCAGACTTGGAGTGTGATTATTTAAATGCTCAGCAATGCTGCTCAAGACTGAATGCG TGGGTCATTCCAAAGATGCTGGCACATACAATCCTATTAATACTTTTACTTATTAACGCTCAGTGGATATTAAGTCTTGTTAACGCACCAATGACTATGTGGCTTTTGTATGAAATATTCACAACTCCCAGAGGCAACATGGGTGTGTATGATCCTACAGAAATTCATAATCGAGGACAATTGAAAAGGCACATGAGAGATTGCATGATTTATCTTGGATATTATCtcgtgtttttctttatttacttgtATTG TTTGATTGTTTCACTACTCAAAGGAGATCCAATCAATCGACACGAAGATGATAATGTGGAATTTTAG